The genomic DNA GATGACATCACGTGATGAAGGCGTGAGTGAGCGGGAGGTGCCGGGGAGATGTGGGCCGGGTAGGAAGTGAATGGTGCGCACGCAGGAGCATGTGTTCTGCTGAAGTGCAGCTATTCGCGTCATTGACTCAAGtacagtataagccgaggttaactttttcagcacattttgggttctgaaaaactcggcttatactcgagtatatacggtatgctgaagcttatattacgttttcattttgcgatagttcccactttcattttttttctcagcatATTTCACATTTCCTCATTTTTAGCCCTTCTCTCCACACTTAATATtccctttctctctctatttatgCTATACAGTATGTCCCACCTATCCTTCATTCCATGTATCTTTTTAACCCAGCTCCTCAATTTAATTATTATCTTTTCACTTATCATTTATCTTTGTGCAGGCCTAAACATCACATTTGTCTATGTTGGTGTCTTCATTTTCTGAACCAACTATCCTCTTTTCCTAATATCAgcataaattcaccaggtgcaaattcgtggtgaatttctgcattttgcagcCAGCaaattgatgcgggcgtcaaatttcacgtttcacaattttttcactgttttgcaaatttcgcaaattCTTTGGTTAACCAAAATGGGAcatattcgtccatcactagctaCAGCATGTGTGTTATTATGGTCTGGCCATCACAGTGTCTGTTTTGTTGTCAAATGTGACTATTCTGTTGACCCAAGCACCAGTGACAGAGAAACATGATGCTGATGATGCTGATGTTGACCCTATTGGCATCATAAAGTAACATTTCAAAACTATTGTTAAGATTTGTTatgaaataattttgtttttagtaATTTTTAGTAATTTGACCAGATACTAAAACAGGTGCTGCCAGAATGGCCCTAAGATCACGAAAGTCACTTGTATTATTAAATTGAGTAACCCTTGAACCTCAATGTGTTGTTAAATTGTCCTCAACAAATCCCTGGCAACTGATAACTAACCAGCGCAATTCAGAAAGCGCTCAAAGCTGAGTTTCATTAATTCCTTGATCAAGTCTGAGCCCTAGATTATTTGCATTGGATGTGATCATCAACCTTTGTCCAGGACAAGCCTCAGCTTTGGAAACCAAAAGTTCCAGAGTTTTATGGAATCTTTATCAGAATATATGAGAGGGTGTGAATTTGTGTTCTTCAAACATGCCACAAATTTCCATTTGGTAATGTTATCAGCTATGTGAAACAGCTATAAAATTGTATCTCTAGCTTCCTTTCACTGTATACATAATAAACTGCCTTATAATAAGGAATCGTACTGAATGCTTTAGCAgagtttatcacttgaaaaaaacatgtttctgacATATACGATATTTTTAGGGCTGAAGGATATCCACTCTGTGTTGAGGAACCTTTAATAGATGGCTTACAAACCTATACaaactatttaataaaaatgttctttgtacTGCAGTCACTTTCATTTTTGAGTGGTTAATCTGCATTAGCACTGTATACCTCAATGTATAAGCACAGGAAAACGTTCAGCTACTGCAGACATCAAGGGATATGAACCTGAACTTTCCATTAAAGACTTGCTTGAGGTTTAAGGTTTTGTTTCCTTATATGTACATGTCCACTGTTAATAAGTCTAACCCTCCTACATTGGCATGTGGGGGATACACTAATGAAGGAGGGTCTTTCTATACCTGTCACACATAAGTCATGTTTTCCACCTCGCACCTCTTTTTTTAGCTGCCAATTAAAACCACATCTTCAGATCAAGCACCATAAAAAAGCCGTGTACTGCATCCACTCATCTAGTTTATTCTCAATCAAACTGAAACATGAAGCTCCTTAATTTGTCTCTTCTCATTTGCTTTGGAATGGACTTACTGACACATATTCAAGGTGAgtcactgtacagtatatttaaggaTACAAATAGATTgttaaaatagatagatagatagataaatatagagagatagatagataaatagatagatagataatagatagatagatagatagatagatagataaatatagagagatagatggatagatagatagatagatactttaaaagtttaatatctAATTCTGGATCTTTTTATATACCTGCTATAcacaatgtacagtattataGGTGCAATTAGGCTGGCTTTAATAATTTGTCATGTAGTTCAAATGAAAGGCtacattatggggttatttattaagctctgaattgTTCTAGTTGGACTTTTATagggaaaaatacatttaaaaaaaaaaaaactagatttttttcaggatttattaaagtccgatgaaaaaagtactccaactgagacctgccgagaacatgtaaaagtcaatggcagatgtcctgttaatAACTGGAAGATTTTCCTGAGTTGCgctgttttttttgaaaaaaaacgtagCTGTTctgaaaaaatttagactttttccgcacaagaaaaatttgtgaaaatgtattaataaatggggggggggggaagtccgtgtggatttggtcggattggttttaagaaaaaaagtgagaatgtttcaggttttgataaataaccactaaTATTAGCTTTAAGCAAAACTGATATTACCTAATATATCAGAAAATAAATATGCCAAGGTCCGAATAAGTTCAGAATCCTTATCCGGCTcaacttgtatcccttcaagtctGATTCACAACACCTGCAATAGGAGCCAGCACCAAAGGCCcaggaaacaaacaaagagaaTATATAGTGTGATATTGTTTGGTATATAAATCCTCTTTTTGTGCTCGGTGGGAATTATTAAATGCACCACATGTGTGTAGACCCAGTCCACCTGCAATGCCACTGTAGGGAATATGTCTCCACTGCAAGGTGGATATGCATTGAATCAAACAACCTGTTCCACACCCAAAGACTCTGTGGTGTTACACTAAAGGGCAGCTCCAATGGGACGTGGCATAGATATGCTTTTATCCATGAGCGCAAAAAGAGGTGTTATATACTAAACAATATCACACTATATATTACTTAATATATCCTTTCCATAAACCTACAGTACATTATCTTAGAGGTGCTATAGGATagtctgtatatttgtatgtgtgtacatAGATCAgattaaaaagaattggggagcaacgccagcgtgaaaaatgttcctggtgctACAAAATAAGGGCTTTGTTTGGCTATTTGGtcgcccctatgaggactggcagcctacaggggcctctgtttggcagtacacctggtttttatacaaccaaaacttgcccccaagcctggaattcaaaaataagcacctactttgaggccactgggtgcaacatccacagaagagtaactagagggggggcgggccctggcgcaggacgtgcagccgggcccctgcccccctccgtacacccggaaactggccgggaatatgcgccgcaacAGAGGCACATGGActgcgcggactgccggggggccctgagagggtgcaggtcctggcccgcttgcactccctgctcccccagtagttccgccactgaacaTCCAAGTGGtcggtgaacaacatgttgcttgcaagccactggttggggatcactgccataaagACATTTTTGGTCCAAATGCTAACAGAGCTGTATTTCATACAAACCCACTCTTCAGAAATGTGGCTGTTAAAGTTACTAGGGTCATTATTAAAGGGCCATCTGAGATAAGGTTCTCACCTTGGCTAATTACAGAAGTGgcactatgtactgtatgtgctgtatACATGAGGAAagttatattctttaaaaaaaaaactacagcatATATAAGGTAAAATATTAGCATTTCTGTGGGTCTGGCATCCAAGAAATGTTACACTAGGAAATGGTTTAAATGTTGCTGTAAAATGGCATTCTTATTACAGAGTCCTAACTGTTAAGTTTTTTTACATGCCATTCCAATGCCTAAAATTTGATTCTTTTTTAGGCCTTTAGACCTGAAAAAACGCACTGGGAAATATTTAGGTGGCAAAGCTTTTCTGGACAAGCCTAATAACCAAGGCTATTATTGTTATACTAAAATTTatagcatagtaacatagaatgttatgttgaaaaaagacacacgaccttcaagttcaaccttttaagtctatatatataacctgcctaactgccagttgatccagaggaaggcaaaaacacccATTTGTAGTAAAAataccttcctgactccaaaatgtcaattggactagtccctgcatcaatagtttgtatatatatatatatatatatatatatatatatatatatatatagttaatatagatatggatatatatagtttatgtgtatggaggggtcggtgtgagtATGTAcaatatgtatggatgctgggtttcttttggaggggttgaacttgatggaattttttcaatttgatttaactgtaactatgtaactatggtgtGAAAAGTCATGTAAAATGCTAAAGGCCCTGGAATTTTACACTTAGCTTGACATTTGCATATCATAATTACACAGTTTTAAGCATAAATTCCATGTTGCCTACGGAGGTTTTTATGGAGCAATGTTTTGTGTATTTCCATTCCTTCTTATAGTTTTATACTATGAGATCTGTTTACACATTAGACACCtgtaattgtttttgaaaaaatatttggggGGTGCTATCTGGAACCATACAGGATGGAAAATCAAGATGTGAGATAGTGCTGGACCATTTTTGCTCTGGCCCTTTTTCTACAAAGAACTCTAATACAACTCAGAATCCCTACCAATGTTCCCTCCAATCAATTTCTTCTTGTTTGTGTGCTTAAAAATCAACTCTTTGTGTGTTTTTCATGTCCACACTTTTGAAAAATTGTGTGGGCAGGTTAGAATAATAACAAAATGAAGTGTTCCAACATACATTTCTTTGTGCATGTGACTAAGAGAGAACTTTGATCTCTTCTATTTTaactatttacatacagtatgtcaaaGCCAAAAGTAAAGAGGCTGTACTTACTTTTGCACCTGGAGAATGTTCCTGATGTGCCAGGCATAGGGAAAACATGATTGTTAGAATTAACTATACTGTGATactttaaataaaccccttatGCCAATTGGTAGCATTCATGTAGACATGGATTTGTGCATATATACGTCAGGCTACATTTGCCTCATTGACTGCAGCTGCCTTTTGTCTCTTGCTTGAGTTTAATACTGTGTTTATTTCTTTGGATTTGAAGGACTTGAAGGTGATCTCATCAAAGGACAAGTCTGCTTGGAAGCAAAGCCATCAAGGGGCCAGGGATTACCTTTAATATTAATTAAGGATTACAGTGAGCAAACCAATCCAATTAAAGCGATCTTGTGAGTAGAACCACATTGGCACCTGTCTTAGTACCTGTAATTCATTGAGGGACAAAACAtactatctcagacctgccgaggttgcatataagtcaatggaagaagttccaaagattttttgatctgcactgcgTTCcttgcaataatccgaagatgtCGGTGTTTCCGGGGGAAAATCTGAaagaatctgagtttttgggtgaaaaaaacccgtgcggatttggtctgagttttttcagaaaaaatgtagataaattcggactttgataaataacccctttaatgttcatcCATATTTATTCTGTATCTGTGTCACCGGTCATATTGGGTGTTTTATAATGGTTGTGTCCTTGGAACTTTTCAAGTGTACTTGGTGACACCTAGTGGAATTCTGGATgactaaaataatatatagtacaggtataagaactataatgcttgggacctggggttttcctgacaagtagtgatgggcgaatttgcgcgattcgcagtcagcgaataaattcgcgaaacgcccacgaaaattcgataaccctcgatattcgactgccgaatgtaaatccttcgacttcgaagttgaaggatttaccacaaatagtttgattgaacgatcgaacaaaaaaatgttcaatcgaatgattaaatccttcgaatcgttcgatttgaaggattttaatccatcgattgaacgttttttcttcgaccaaaaaattgttagaaagactttggggaccttccccataggctaatattgcacctctgtaggttttaggtggcgaagtagggggtcaaagttttttttaaagagacagtactttgattatcgaatggtcgaatattcgaacgatttttagttcaaatcgttcgaatcgaagtcaaagtcgt from Xenopus laevis strain J_2021 chromosome 5S, Xenopus_laevis_v10.1, whole genome shotgun sequence includes the following:
- the LOC108717487 gene encoding lymphotactin, whose protein sequence is MKLLNLSLLICFGMDLLTHIQGLEGDLIKGQVCLEAKPSRGQGLPLILIKDYSEQTNPIKAILFITKKNRTICANPEENWVKLAVQYLKRKAEKKNKSTVTTAATKVTTAKEE